One Candidatus Cardinium hertigii DNA window includes the following coding sequences:
- a CDS encoding Bax inhibitor-1/YccA family protein yields the protein MINHYVRTYESARRTIDNGLQRYMVKVYAHLASALLLTTLAAAVTVLYAPLTRLLFTCDAYGCRVGYTGLGWVVVFLPVGIAMYIRSKGDAISFTRSRLLLTIYAVLTGMSLSTLAFYYSIGSLYKTFLVAASTFGCTSVYGYVTNRDLSQVGSFCRMAIWGLIISSLVNLFFQSSAIDFAISFVGVGVFTFFVAYYTQQLKSLYYEIQDSALAERAALMGAFLLYLNFLNIFIYLLRFFGERRRRD from the coding sequence ATGATAAACCATTATGTAAGAACTTATGAAAGTGCCAGGAGAACCATTGATAATGGTTTACAGCGCTATATGGTTAAGGTATATGCCCATTTAGCTTCAGCGTTATTGCTTACTACATTGGCAGCTGCTGTAACTGTACTGTATGCTCCTTTAACGCGTTTACTTTTTACGTGTGACGCTTATGGTTGCAGGGTAGGCTATACAGGATTGGGTTGGGTAGTTGTATTTTTGCCTGTTGGCATTGCGATGTATATACGCAGTAAGGGAGATGCGATATCTTTTACACGTTCTCGTTTGCTATTAACGATTTATGCCGTGCTTACCGGAATGTCTTTGTCTACATTGGCTTTTTATTATAGTATTGGTTCTTTATATAAAACTTTTCTTGTAGCAGCTTCTACTTTTGGTTGTACGAGTGTATACGGCTATGTTACAAACCGTGATTTAAGCCAGGTAGGTTCTTTTTGTAGGATGGCCATTTGGGGGCTTATTATCAGTTCTCTGGTAAACCTTTTTTTTCAAAGTTCGGCCATTGATTTTGCCATTAGTTTTGTGGGGGTAGGGGTATTTACATTTTTTGTAGCCTATTATACACAGCAGCTTAAATCACTTTACTATGAAATACAAGATAGCGCTTTAGCGGAGCGGGCAGCGCTTATGGGTGCCTTCTTACTTTATCTTAATTTTTTAAATATTTTTATCTATTTATTAAGGTTTTTTGGGGAGCGTAGGAGAAGAGATTAA